One part of the Arabidopsis thaliana chromosome 4, partial sequence genome encodes these proteins:
- a CDS encoding caldesmon-like protein (unknown protein; EXPRESSED IN: cultured cell; BEST Arabidopsis thaliana protein match is: unknown protein (TAIR:AT3G48860.2); Has 30201 Blast hits to 17322 proteins in 780 species: Archae - 12; Bacteria - 1396; Metazoa - 17338; Fungi - 3422; Plants - 5037; Viruses - 0; Other Eukaryotes - 2996 (source: NCBI BLink).), translating to MARRPGTSASSSPTMSPSHRMSGGGGGISGKSTLRKQNAAELLAKVMEKREYDYDYDDEDGGEDLYQVHLPPLTQSRRRDDKRIGKGSVNEKKAPAKKPIILPAPKFDDESEDDETRANFRPNPVIIPKKNAREPRKAPATKPVVLPPPKFSNVRRIPVEISGRNARGSKEASTVKQVVSTPKFDDEYDSDEITEDVPRNPVEIRGPVRGKVAPAVKPVVVLPTKFDDEYDSDEITEDVPRNPVEIRGTVRGKVAPAVKPVVVLPTKFDDEYDSDEITADVSRNPVEVRDPVRGKLAPVVKPVVLPTKFDDEYDSDEIAADVSRKAVEIPQKNEKSTLRVRVPAYSRRNPLEEFEQNGEDKQNVQCDVPAKQSEAQLKYKKSFRYHPANILAPNNSNQQEDDREASALRDELDMLQEENDNIMDKLQRAEERREAAEARAKELEKQVASLGEGANFDVKLLKRKEAALRQREAALRAAEQKRDGRNRETNALSSEFQSLKDEAEKSTEQLQEVEAEIKSLRTMIHRTILSQEEMEEVVLKRCWLARYWELAVQHGICEDISTSRYEHWSALAPLPSEVVLSAAQKSEDSWQTGGSDRTWSKVISNFSDLNGEGNIESMLAVETGLREIASLKVEDAVMLALSRYRQTNVARQAVTDPRVQGEPKFSETFELSHDEQQDILFKEAWLLYFWKRAKIHGVESDIAEERLQFWINRLGQHSSSHDAIDVERGMRELRKLGIEQQLWETSRKELIDSSFLPSYSVSDYNDE from the exons ATGGCGCGGAGACCAGGAACCtccgcttcttcttcacccACGATGTCTCCGTCTCATCGGATgagcggcggcggaggaggaatCTCCGGCAAAAGCACGCTCCGGAAACAAAACGCCGCCGAGCTACTCGCGAAGGTCATGGAGAAGCGCgaatatgattatgattacGACGATGAAGATGGAGGTGAAGATCTGTACCAGGTACATCTTCCTCCTCTTACTCAGTCTCGAAGACGAGATGATAAGCGTATTGGTAAGGGCTCAGTCAACGAGAAAAAGGCTCCGGCGAAGAAACCGATCATACTTCCGGCGCCTAAATTTGATGATGAATCcgaagatgatgaaactaGAGCTAATTTTCGCCCAAATCCAGTGATAATTCCTAAAAAGAATGCTAGGGAACCGAGAAAAGCTCCGGCGACGAAACCGGTCGTTCTTCCGCCACCTAAATTTTCCAATGTGCGCCGGATTCCAGTGGAGATTTCTGGAAGGAATGCTAGGGGTTCGAAAGAAGCTTCGACGGTGAAACAAGTCGTTAGTACGCCTAAATTTGACGATGAATACGACAGTGATGAAATTACAGAGGATGTTCCCCGGAATCCAGTGGAGATTAGGGGTCCGGTCAGAGGAAAAGTAGCTCCGGCGGTCAAACCCGTAGTCGTTCTTCCGACTAAATTTGACGATGAATACGACAGTGATGAAATTACAGAGGATGTTCCCCGGAATCCAGTGGAGATTAGGGGTACCGTCAGAGGAAAAGTAGCTCCGGCGGTCAAACCCGTAGTCGTTCTTCCGACTAAATTTGACGATGAATACGATAGTGATGAAATTACAGCCGATGTGTCCCGGAATCCAGTGGAGGTTAGGGATCCAGTCAGAGGGAAGTTAGCTCCGGTGGTGAAACCCGTCGTTCTTCCGACTAAATTTGACGATGAATACGATAGTGACGAAATTGCAGCTGATGTCTCCCGGAAGGCAGTGGAGATTCCTCAAAAGAATGAAAAGAGTACACTCAGGGTTAGAGTCCCGGCATATTCACGTCGGAATCCGTTGGAGGAATTTGAGCAGAACGGAGAAGACAAGCAAAATGTTCAATGTGATGTGCCTGCTAAACAATCGGAAGCTCAATTAAAGtataagaaaag TTTCAGGTACCATCCTGCAAATATTTTAGCACCTAATAACTCTAACCAGCAGGAAGATGATCGAGAAGCTTCAGCCCTGCGTGATGAA TTAGACATGcttcaagaagaaaacgatAATATAATGGATAAG CTTCAGCGCGCTGAAGAAAGACGCGAAGCTGCAGAAGCAAGGGCTAAAGAGCTTGAGAAACAG GTTGCTTCTCTAGGTGAAGGAGCAAATTTTGATGTCAAGCTCTTGAAGAG GAAAGAAGCAGCATTGCGTCAAAGAGAG GCAGCATTAAGGGCTGCTGAACAGAAAAGAGATGGAAGAAATAGGGAAACTAATGCCCTTAGCTCAGAATTTCAG AGTTTAAAAGATGAAGCAGAGAAATCCACGGAACAGCTCCAGGAGGTTGAAGCTGAAATAAAGTCTCTTCGGACAATGATACATAGAACGATTTTGAGTCAAGAAGAAATG GAGGAAGTTGTTCTAAAGAGATGCTGGCTTGCTCGCTACTGGGAATTAGCTGTTCAACATG GAATATGTGAAGATATATCCACATCAAGATATGAACATTGGTCAGCTTTAGCTCCTCTTCCCTCTGAAGTTGTCCTTTCCGCTGCCCAAAAGTCTGAAGATTCCTGGCAGACAG GTGGTAGCGATCGCACTTGGAGCAAAGTCATCAGTAATTTCAGTGATTTGAATGGAGAAGGGAACATTGAGAGTATGCTTGCTGTTGAAACGGGATTACGAGAGATAGCATCCTTGAAG GTTGAGGATGCTGTAATGCTTGCACTTTCCCGGTATAGACAGACAAATGTGGCTCGACAAGCCGTCACTG ATCCCAGGGTGCAAGGGGAACCTAAGTTCTCCGAAACATTTG AGTTGAGTCATGATGAGCAACAAGATATTCTCTTTAAAGAG GCATGGCTGCTGTATTTCTGGAAAAGAGCTAAAATTCATGGCGTGGAAAGTGATATTGCGGAAGAGCGTCTTCAGTTCTGGATCAACCGACTCGGGCAACATTCATCTTCACATGATGCAATTGATG TGGAAAGAGGAATGAGGGAGCTAAGGAAGCTTGGAATAGAACAACAATTGTGGGAAACATCTCGTAAAGAACTCATCGACTcctcttttcttccttcttattCCGTTTCTGACTACAATGACGAGTGA
- a CDS encoding caldesmon-like protein (unknown protein; EXPRESSED IN: cultured cell; BEST Arabidopsis thaliana protein match is: unknown protein (TAIR:AT3G48860.2); Has 14837 Blast hits to 10961 proteins in 1163 species: Archae - 189; Bacteria - 1924; Metazoa - 7665; Fungi - 1127; Plants - 653; Viruses - 80; Other Eukaryotes - 3199 (source: NCBI BLink).): MARRPGTSASSSPTMSPSHRMSGGGGGISGKSTLRKQNAAELLAKVMEKREYDYDYDDEDGGEDLYQVHLPPLTQSRRRDDKRIGKGSVNEKKAPAKKPIILPAPKFDDESEDDETRANFRPNPVIIPKKNAREPRKAPATKPVVLPPPKFSNVRRIPVEISGRNARGSKEASTVKQVVSTPKFDDEYDSDEITEDVPRNPVEIRGPVRGKVAPAVKPVVVLPTKFDDEYDSDEITEDVPRNPVEIRGTVRGKVAPAVKPVVVLPTKFDDEYDSDEITADVSRNPVEVRDPVRGKLAPVVKPVVLPTKFDDEYDSDEIAADVSRKAVEIPQKNEKSTLRVRVPAYSRRNPLEEFEQNGEDKQNVQCDVPAKQSEAQLKYKKRYHPANILAPNNSNQQEDDREASALRDELDMLQEENDNIMDKLQRAEERREAAEARAKELEKQVASLGEGANFDVKLLKRKEAALRQREAALRAAEQKRDGRNRETNALSSEFQSLKDEAEKSTEQLQEVEAEIKSLRTMIHRTILSQEEMEEVVLKRCWLARYWELAVQHGICEDISTSRYEHWSALAPLPSEVVLSAAQKSEDSWQTGGSDRTWSKVISNFSDLNGEGNIESMLAVETGLREIASLKVEDAVMLALSRYRQTNVARQAVTDPRVQGEPKFSETFELSHDEQQDILFKEAWLLYFWKRAKIHGVESDIAEERLQFWINRLGQHSSSHDAIDVERGMRELRKLGIEQQLWETSRKELIDSSFLPSYSVSDYNDE, translated from the exons ATGGCGCGGAGACCAGGAACCtccgcttcttcttcacccACGATGTCTCCGTCTCATCGGATgagcggcggcggaggaggaatCTCCGGCAAAAGCACGCTCCGGAAACAAAACGCCGCCGAGCTACTCGCGAAGGTCATGGAGAAGCGCgaatatgattatgattacGACGATGAAGATGGAGGTGAAGATCTGTACCAGGTACATCTTCCTCCTCTTACTCAGTCTCGAAGACGAGATGATAAGCGTATTGGTAAGGGCTCAGTCAACGAGAAAAAGGCTCCGGCGAAGAAACCGATCATACTTCCGGCGCCTAAATTTGATGATGAATCcgaagatgatgaaactaGAGCTAATTTTCGCCCAAATCCAGTGATAATTCCTAAAAAGAATGCTAGGGAACCGAGAAAAGCTCCGGCGACGAAACCGGTCGTTCTTCCGCCACCTAAATTTTCCAATGTGCGCCGGATTCCAGTGGAGATTTCTGGAAGGAATGCTAGGGGTTCGAAAGAAGCTTCGACGGTGAAACAAGTCGTTAGTACGCCTAAATTTGACGATGAATACGACAGTGATGAAATTACAGAGGATGTTCCCCGGAATCCAGTGGAGATTAGGGGTCCGGTCAGAGGAAAAGTAGCTCCGGCGGTCAAACCCGTAGTCGTTCTTCCGACTAAATTTGACGATGAATACGACAGTGATGAAATTACAGAGGATGTTCCCCGGAATCCAGTGGAGATTAGGGGTACCGTCAGAGGAAAAGTAGCTCCGGCGGTCAAACCCGTAGTCGTTCTTCCGACTAAATTTGACGATGAATACGATAGTGATGAAATTACAGCCGATGTGTCCCGGAATCCAGTGGAGGTTAGGGATCCAGTCAGAGGGAAGTTAGCTCCGGTGGTGAAACCCGTCGTTCTTCCGACTAAATTTGACGATGAATACGATAGTGACGAAATTGCAGCTGATGTCTCCCGGAAGGCAGTGGAGATTCCTCAAAAGAATGAAAAGAGTACACTCAGGGTTAGAGTCCCGGCATATTCACGTCGGAATCCGTTGGAGGAATTTGAGCAGAACGGAGAAGACAAGCAAAATGTTCAATGTGATGTGCCTGCTAAACAATCGGAAGCTCAATTAAAGtataagaaaag GTACCATCCTGCAAATATTTTAGCACCTAATAACTCTAACCAGCAGGAAGATGATCGAGAAGCTTCAGCCCTGCGTGATGAA TTAGACATGcttcaagaagaaaacgatAATATAATGGATAAG CTTCAGCGCGCTGAAGAAAGACGCGAAGCTGCAGAAGCAAGGGCTAAAGAGCTTGAGAAACAG GTTGCTTCTCTAGGTGAAGGAGCAAATTTTGATGTCAAGCTCTTGAAGAG GAAAGAAGCAGCATTGCGTCAAAGAGAG GCAGCATTAAGGGCTGCTGAACAGAAAAGAGATGGAAGAAATAGGGAAACTAATGCCCTTAGCTCAGAATTTCAG AGTTTAAAAGATGAAGCAGAGAAATCCACGGAACAGCTCCAGGAGGTTGAAGCTGAAATAAAGTCTCTTCGGACAATGATACATAGAACGATTTTGAGTCAAGAAGAAATG GAGGAAGTTGTTCTAAAGAGATGCTGGCTTGCTCGCTACTGGGAATTAGCTGTTCAACATG GAATATGTGAAGATATATCCACATCAAGATATGAACATTGGTCAGCTTTAGCTCCTCTTCCCTCTGAAGTTGTCCTTTCCGCTGCCCAAAAGTCTGAAGATTCCTGGCAGACAG GTGGTAGCGATCGCACTTGGAGCAAAGTCATCAGTAATTTCAGTGATTTGAATGGAGAAGGGAACATTGAGAGTATGCTTGCTGTTGAAACGGGATTACGAGAGATAGCATCCTTGAAG GTTGAGGATGCTGTAATGCTTGCACTTTCCCGGTATAGACAGACAAATGTGGCTCGACAAGCCGTCACTG ATCCCAGGGTGCAAGGGGAACCTAAGTTCTCCGAAACATTTG AGTTGAGTCATGATGAGCAACAAGATATTCTCTTTAAAGAG GCATGGCTGCTGTATTTCTGGAAAAGAGCTAAAATTCATGGCGTGGAAAGTGATATTGCGGAAGAGCGTCTTCAGTTCTGGATCAACCGACTCGGGCAACATTCATCTTCACATGATGCAATTGATG TGGAAAGAGGAATGAGGGAGCTAAGGAAGCTTGGAATAGAACAACAATTGTGGGAAACATCTCGTAAAGAACTCATCGACTcctcttttcttccttcttattCCGTTTCTGACTACAATGACGAGTGA
- the CHLM gene encoding magnesium-protoporphyrin IX methyltransferase, with product MGPIEIEMWIVSFPILSRITITTLSLSLQERETEFPNATRFNVTPRSRAATVVAASVTDLAGVDSTTIAVLGGGSVAALAAMVSLTDPERRRKLQAEEVGGGDKEVVREYFNSTGFERWRKIYGETDEVNRVQKDIRLGHAKTVENTMLMLTEDRSLAGVTVCDAGCGTGLLSIPLAKEGAIVSASDISAAMVAEAEMKAKAQLPSENLPKFEVNDLESLTGKYDTVVCLDVLIHYPQNKADGMIAHLASLAEKRVILSFAPKTFYYDILKRIGELFPGPSKATRAYLHSEADVERALGKVGWKISKRGLTTTQFYFSRLIEAVPM from the exons ATGGGTCCCATAGAAATCGAAATGTGGATCGTCTCCTTCCCTATCTTATCCAGGATAACGATAAcaacactctctctctcactgCAAGAGCGCGAAACAGA ATTCCCCAACGCGACTAGATTCAATGTAACTCCACGGAGCAGAGCCGCCACCGTCGTCGCGGCATCCGTCACCGACCTAGCCGGGGTCGACAGTACAACAATCGCCGTACTCGGTGGAGGATCCGTAGCAGCACTCGCGGCGATGGTTTCCTTAACGGATCCGGAGAGGAGGCGGAAATTGCAGGCGGAGGAAGTTGGCGGAGGCGATAAGGAGGTTGTGAGGGAGTATTTCAATAGCACGGGGTTCGAGAGGTGGAGGAAGATCTACGGTGAGACTGATGAAGTGAATCGAGTACAGAAGGATATTCGACTCGGTCATGCTAAGACGGTGGAGAACACGATGCTTATGCTGACTGAAGATAGATCCTTGGCCGGTGTCACGGTTTGCGACGCCGGTTGTGGAACCGGTTTGCTCTCGATTCCACTTGCTAAGGAAGGAGCAATCGTCTCTGCTTCCGATATTTCTGCTGCTATGGTTGCTGAAGCTGAGATGAAG GCAAAGGCACAACTACCATCAGAGaatttaccaaaatttgaGGTGAATGATTTGGAGAGCCTAACTGGGAAGTATGATACCGTTGTATGTCTCGACGTGTTGATACATTACCCGCAGAACAAAGCAGACGGAATGATCGCACATCTTGCTTCTTTAGCAGAGAAGAGAGTGATTCTGAGTTTTGCTCCAAAGACTTTTTACTATGATATCTTAAAGAGAATTGGAGAGCTTTTCCCAGGGCCATCAAAAGCTACAAGGGCGTATCTACACTCGGAGGCGGATGTGGAAAGAGCGTTGGGTAAAGTCGGCTGGAAAATCAGCAAGAGAGGACTCACTACCACACAGTTCTACTTCTCTAGGCTCATCGAAGCTGTTCCAATGTAG
- the CHLM gene encoding magnesium-protoporphyrin IX methyltransferase (magnesium-protoporphyrin IX methyltransferase (CHLM); CONTAINS InterPro DOMAIN/s: Magnesium-protoporphyrin IX methyltransferase, C-terminal (InterPro:IPR010940), Magnesium protoporphyrin O-methyltransferase (InterPro:IPR010251).) encodes MPFAPSLLSSSSSVSQFLPRFPNATRFNVTPRSRAATVVAASVTDLAGVDSTTIAVLGGGSVAALAAMVSLTDPERRRKLQAEEVGGGDKEVVREYFNSTGFERWRKIYGETDEVNRVQKDIRLGHAKTVENTMLMLTEDRSLAGVTVCDAGCGTGLLSIPLAKEGAIVSASDISAAMVAEAEMKAKAQLPSENLPKFEVNDLESLTGKYDTVVCLDVLIHYPQNKADGMIAHLASLAEKRVILSFAPKTFYYDILKRIGELFPGPSKATRAYLHSEADVERALGKVGWKISKRGLTTTQFYFSRLIEAVPM; translated from the exons ATGCCGTTTGCTCCTTCCTTGTTGTCATCGTCTTCCTCAGTCTCTCAATTTCTTCCCAGATTCCCCAACGCGACTAGATTCAATGTAACTCCACGGAGCAGAGCCGCCACCGTCGTCGCGGCATCCGTCACCGACCTAGCCGGGGTCGACAGTACAACAATCGCCGTACTCGGTGGAGGATCCGTAGCAGCACTCGCGGCGATGGTTTCCTTAACGGATCCGGAGAGGAGGCGGAAATTGCAGGCGGAGGAAGTTGGCGGAGGCGATAAGGAGGTTGTGAGGGAGTATTTCAATAGCACGGGGTTCGAGAGGTGGAGGAAGATCTACGGTGAGACTGATGAAGTGAATCGAGTACAGAAGGATATTCGACTCGGTCATGCTAAGACGGTGGAGAACACGATGCTTATGCTGACTGAAGATAGATCCTTGGCCGGTGTCACGGTTTGCGACGCCGGTTGTGGAACCGGTTTGCTCTCGATTCCACTTGCTAAGGAAGGAGCAATCGTCTCTGCTTCCGATATTTCTGCTGCTATGGTTGCTGAAGCTGAGATGAAG GCAAAGGCACAACTACCATCAGAGaatttaccaaaatttgaGGTGAATGATTTGGAGAGCCTAACTGGGAAGTATGATACCGTTGTATGTCTCGACGTGTTGATACATTACCCGCAGAACAAAGCAGACGGAATGATCGCACATCTTGCTTCTTTAGCAGAGAAGAGAGTGATTCTGAGTTTTGCTCCAAAGACTTTTTACTATGATATCTTAAAGAGAATTGGAGAGCTTTTCCCAGGGCCATCAAAAGCTACAAGGGCGTATCTACACTCGGAGGCGGATGTGGAAAGAGCGTTGGGTAAAGTCGGCTGGAAAATCAGCAAGAGAGGACTCACTACCACACAGTTCTACTTCTCTAGGCTCATCGAAGCTGTTCCAATGTAG
- the CHLM gene encoding magnesium-protoporphyrin IX methyltransferase (magnesium-protoporphyrin IX methyltransferase (CHLM); FUNCTIONS IN: magnesium protoporphyrin IX methyltransferase activity; INVOLVED IN: chlorophyll biosynthetic process; LOCATED IN: chloroplast thylakoid membrane, chloroplast, chloroplast envelope; EXPRESSED IN: 22 plant structures; EXPRESSED DURING: 13 growth stages; CONTAINS InterPro DOMAIN/s: Magnesium protoporphyrin O-methyltransferase (InterPro:IPR010251), Magnesium-protoporphyrin IX methyltransferase, C-terminal (InterPro:IPR010940); Has 30201 Blast hits to 17322 proteins in 780 species: Archae - 12; Bacteria - 1396; Metazoa - 17338; Fungi - 3422; Plants - 5037; Viruses - 0; Other Eukaryotes - 2996 (source: NCBI BLink).) yields the protein MVSLTDPERRRKLQAEEVGGGDKEVVREYFNSTGFERWRKIYGETDEVNRVQKDIRLGHAKTVENTMLMLTEDRSLAGVTVCDAGCGTGLLSIPLAKEGAIVSASDISAAMVAEAEMKAKAQLPSENLPKFEVNDLESLTGKYDTVVCLDVLIHYPQNKADGMIAHLASLAEKRVILSFAPKTFYYDILKRIGELFPGPSKATRAYLHSEADVERALGKVGWKISKRGLTTTQFYFSRLIEAVPM from the exons ATGGTTTCCTTAACGGATCCGGAGAGGAGGCGGAAATTGCAGGCGGAGGAAGTTGGCGGAGGCGATAAGGAGGTTGTGAGGGAGTATTTCAATAGCACGGGGTTCGAGAGGTGGAGGAAGATCTACGGTGAGACTGATGAAGTGAATCGAGTACAGAAGGATATTCGACTCGGTCATGCTAAGACGGTGGAGAACACGATGCTTATGCTGACTGAAGATAGATCCTTGGCCGGTGTCACGGTTTGCGACGCCGGTTGTGGAACCGGTTTGCTCTCGATTCCACTTGCTAAGGAAGGAGCAATCGTCTCTGCTTCCGATATTTCTGCTGCTATGGTTGCTGAAGCTGAGATGAAG GCAAAGGCACAACTACCATCAGAGaatttaccaaaatttgaGGTGAATGATTTGGAGAGCCTAACTGGGAAGTATGATACCGTTGTATGTCTCGACGTGTTGATACATTACCCGCAGAACAAAGCAGACGGAATGATCGCACATCTTGCTTCTTTAGCAGAGAAGAGAGTGATTCTGAGTTTTGCTCCAAAGACTTTTTACTATGATATCTTAAAGAGAATTGGAGAGCTTTTCCCAGGGCCATCAAAAGCTACAAGGGCGTATCTACACTCGGAGGCGGATGTGGAAAGAGCGTTGGGTAAAGTCGGCTGGAAAATCAGCAAGAGAGGACTCACTACCACACAGTTCTACTTCTCTAGGCTCATCGAAGCTGTTCCAATGTAG